The Kribbella shirazensis genomic interval GAGCTCGAGCTGTGCAGCACCAGCTTCGGTGCGACCTTGTACGCCGCGCCGGCCTGCTTCAGCGGCAGCGCCCACTCGGCGTAGGTGCAGCGGAAGAGCTGCGAGATGTAGGCGTCGACGCCCGCGGCGGTACGCAGCGAGACGTTGACCTCCCGGCACTTCGACGGGGTGATCGGACCCGTCTTGTACAGGCGGTTGTAGCGCACGATGTTCAGCGTCGACGACTTCGTGGTCACGCCTTCGCCGGCCGGCGGGTTGCCGATCACGATGGGCTGACCGTCGATCGGCACCGGCGTGGCGGTTGCCGCGGTGGCGGCGGTGCCGGCCGTCGTGGCCGTGGTCGCCGTGGCGGCGGTCTGCGCGGCCTGGGCGTTCGGCAGCGCCATCGCCGCGAACCCGGCCAGGGCACCGACGGTGGCGAAGCCACGCAGGGTGGTACGGGAGAGGTTGACCATGAGCTCCACTCTCGATGTGTCTAGGGACCTGTCGGAGCCAATCCTGGAGTGCACAGGGGTTCACCAGGGCTTGGACACGGGCTCTGACGCGGCGATTCACACCACAGTTCCGGTCAGCGGCCGACTTTCGCGCCCAGAAATCGCAACTGGTCAGGAAGCATGCGCCGCCAGTAGCCGGGCGTGTGGAGACCGGCCTGCTGGCCGCCCACCGCGTTGAGCTCCTGGCGCAGTGCCGCGGCCGCCTCCGCGAACGGGTCGTCCCGGCCGCAGTCGATGCGAACGGCAACATCCCGGAACCCGCTCGGCCGGCCGAACACCTGGCTGCGCTCGAAGTCCCTGACGTCGTCGAACGCGCCCGGCTGGACGTCGGCGTAGTCGCGCCACAGGGCCGGACTGAGCGCGCCGACAGCCACCGCCCGCACGGCCGGCCCGACCCGGCGCTGCCAGTAGTGCAGGGCGACCCAGAGCAGGGCGCCGTACCCGCCCATCGACCAGCCGAGAACGCCGTACCTGCTGGTGTTCAGGCCGCGCTCGGCGAGCAGCGGGAGGAACTCCTGACCGAGCATGAACCCGGGATCGTTACCGTCCGCGCGCCGGTGCCAGTAGCTGTCCCGGCCGCCGTCGACGGTCGCCAGCGCGAACGGCGGCGTACCCTCGCGGACCGTCGCGGTCAGGTAGCGGTCGATGCCGAGGTCGTCGACGGCCGATGTGTGGTCGCCCCCACGACCGTGAAGGACGAGAACGACGGGCAGTTCGTCCGCCGGGCCGAAACCGTCCGGGTAGAGGATGCTGTAGCCGACCGTCGTCCGGCGGCCGAACGAGTCGAAGCTGCCGGCCACCACCGGGCCGGCGGGGACGTCGGGTACGACGCCGTCCGGGCCGGTCAGGCCGAGTACGTCGTGGACCCGGGCCCGGCCGGGCAGCACGCCGGTCTCCAGCGCGGTCACCGCGGCGACACCGGCGACCGCGGCCACGGCGCCGGTGCGGACGAACGTACGCCGGGTCAACAC includes:
- a CDS encoding alpha/beta hydrolase-fold protein, giving the protein MLTRRTFVRTGAVAAVAGVAAVTALETGVLPGRARVHDVLGLTGPDGVVPDVPAGPVVAGSFDSFGRRTTVGYSILYPDGFGPADELPVVLVLHGRGGDHTSAVDDLGIDRYLTATVREGTPPFALATVDGGRDSYWHRRADGNDPGFMLGQEFLPLLAERGLNTSRYGVLGWSMGGYGALLWVALHYWQRRVGPAVRAVAVGALSPALWRDYADVQPGAFDDVRDFERSQVFGRPSGFRDVAVRIDCGRDDPFAEAAAALRQELNAVGGQQAGLHTPGYWRRMLPDQLRFLGAKVGR